The following proteins come from a genomic window of Geothrix edaphica:
- the rsmI gene encoding 16S rRNA (cytidine(1402)-2'-O)-methyltransferase → MAGHLILVPTPIGNLGDLTDRAKEALGSADLVACEDTRRTGGLLKHLGIDKPLLRFDDHAGAAAYERIGLELASGRTVAYCSDAGMPGINDPGFEIARAARAAGAKVTVLPGASAVLLAVVASGLPSHAFSFWGYLPNRGEPRRTLLKKLGAEEETVVVFETPHRIHETLSDLAELLPDREIALGRELTKLHETWYRGTPAQVTVQLGREDRGEMVLVLAGAGAKRLVTESTAALEGGTLPDWAKAYLAAAREGGMTLREAVKPLAKHLGVSASELYRMATEV, encoded by the coding sequence ATGGCTGGCCATCTGATCCTCGTCCCCACGCCCATCGGCAACCTCGGCGACCTCACCGACCGCGCGAAGGAGGCGCTGGGGTCGGCCGACCTGGTGGCCTGCGAGGACACGCGCCGCACGGGCGGCCTGCTCAAGCACCTGGGCATCGACAAACCCCTGCTGCGCTTCGACGACCACGCCGGAGCGGCGGCCTACGAACGCATCGGGCTGGAGCTGGCCTCGGGCCGCACCGTGGCCTACTGCAGCGACGCGGGGATGCCCGGCATCAACGATCCCGGCTTCGAGATCGCCCGGGCCGCCCGGGCCGCCGGGGCGAAGGTCACCGTGCTGCCGGGGGCCTCGGCCGTGCTGCTGGCGGTGGTGGCCTCGGGCCTGCCCAGCCATGCCTTCAGCTTCTGGGGCTACCTGCCCAACCGCGGCGAGCCGCGGCGCACCCTGCTGAAGAAGCTGGGCGCCGAGGAGGAGACCGTCGTCGTCTTCGAGACGCCCCACCGCATCCACGAGACTCTTTCCGATCTGGCGGAGCTCCTGCCGGATCGCGAGATCGCCCTGGGCCGGGAGCTGACCAAGCTGCACGAGACCTGGTACCGCGGCACGCCCGCCCAGGTGACGGTGCAGCTGGGCCGGGAGGACCGCGGTGAGATGGTGCTGGTACTGGCGGGGGCGGGGGCCAAGCGGCTGGTCACCGAATCCACCGCCGCGCTGGAAGGGGGCACGCTGCCGGACTGGGCCAAGGCCTACCTCGCCGCCGCCCGGGAAGGCGGCATGACCCTCCGCGAAGCCGTGAAGCCCCTGGCCAAGCACCTGGGCGTGTCC